A genome region from Triticum aestivum cultivar Chinese Spring chromosome 2B, IWGSC CS RefSeq v2.1, whole genome shotgun sequence includes the following:
- the LOC123041811 gene encoding cyclin-P2-1 gives MASAELGSDACGFPCGGDDGAMAALSPTVVVSVLASLLERHIARNERALAGTTAGRGHAASGEDARRAAAFDGGTVLDMGVREFLERFSRYAQVSPQVYVVAYAYLDRLRRGGDGAGAVRVVATNAQRLLTAAILVASKFVEDRNYKNSYFAAVGGLSAAELSSLELDFLFLMRFRLNVSVSVFRSYCRHLEREVGHGGGYQVERCLEKALLVSSGEARRQHRQAPAAAAAQ, from the coding sequence ATGGCTTCCGCCGAGCTAGGGTCGGACGCGTGCGGCTTTCcctgcggcggcgacgacggcgcgaTGGCGGCGCTCTCGCCGACGGTCGTCGTGTCGGTGCTCGCGTCTCTGCTGGAGCGGCACATCGCCCGCAACGAGAGAGCCTTGGCCGGGACGACGGCCGGTCGTGGCCATGCGGCGTCCGGCGAGGacgcgaggagggccgcggccTTTGACGGCGGCACGGTGCTGGACATGGGCGTGCGGGAGTTCCTGGAGCGGTTCTCCCGGTACGCGCAAGTGTCGCCGCAGGTGTACGTGGTGGCGTACGCCTACCTGGACCGGCTccgccgcggcggcgacggcgccggggCGGTGCGCGTCGTGGCGACCAACGCGCAGCGGCTGCTCACCGCGGCCATCCTGGTGGCCTCCAAGTTCGTGGAGGACAGGAACTACAAGAACTCCTACTTCGCGGCGGTGGGCGGTCTCAGCGCGGCGGAGCTGAGCTCGCTGGAGCTGGACTTCCTCTTCCTGATGCGGTTCAGGCTCAACGTCAGCGTGAGCGTGTTCCGGAGCTACTGCCGGCACCTCGAGAGGGAGGTGGGCCACGGCGGCGGGTACCAGGTCGAGAGGTGCCTAGAGAAGGCCCTCCTCGTCTCCTCCGGGGAGGCGCGGAGGCAGCACCGGCAGGCgccagcggcggcagcagctcAGTAA